Within Bradymonas sediminis, the genomic segment TCGCGCATCCAGCGGGGCACGCTATCCTCGACGCTCGCGCTGCAGAGCACGCGGGTCTTGCCCATCGTGATCAGCACCGACGCCTCGGGGGCCTCGGTGAAGTCGGTCTCGATCGTCACGGGGCGAAGTTCGTCGGCGGCGCGGCCATCAAAGCGAGTCTTATCGGTCGGGGTTCCCATTTTTCATCCTTTCTATTTTGATGGGTTTCATCGAAGTGCTCAGCGTTTTCGCGGGCTCTTTCGGCTCAATATTGTTCCACGAAAATATAGTCGCGATACCAGCGAAGCTCCTCGATCGAGCCGCGGATATCATCGAGGGCGCGGTGGTTGGAGCGCTTGACCGGGGCGCGCATCTCCTCGGGGTACCAGCGCGCCACGAGCTCCTTGATCGAGGAGACATCGACGTTGCGATAGTGCAACCAGGAGCTGAGCTGGGGCATATATTTATAGAGGAAGCGGCGGTCCTGGCCGATGGTGTTGCCGCACAGCGGCGCGCGGCCTTCTTCGGTGTGGCGTTGCAAGAATTCCAGGGTGCGCAGCTCGGCGTCCAGGCAGCTGATCTCGGAGGCCAGCACGCGGTCGATGAGCCCGGAGTCCCCGTGGTGGGTGCGGTTCCACTCGTCCATCGTGTCGAGCTGGGATTTGGGCTGGGAGATGACCAGGCAGGGGCCCTCTTCGATGATATTGAGCTGTGAGTCGGTCACAATCGTTGCGATTTCGATAATCGCGTCTTCCTCGGGGTCGAGCCCGGTCATTTCAAGATCGATCCAGACCAAATTTTCGCGACGTGCCATAGGTAATGCCTTTTTTCGGTGATATTTGTGGGAAGGTTTCGCCGTCGAAACCTCCCATCGAAGTCGTTTATGAAGTCGTAGGTGAGCTGTTGGATGGGCGAGCGACCGCGTAAAATCCCGGCGCTTCGTCTGATGCGCTATGCCTGACACCCGGGAGGTGGTTGCGTCAATCCAGAAACTTATTTCCGCGCAAGCGCTCGAGGTATTGTTTGGAGAACGCCTCGGCGCTCTCGGGGTC encodes:
- the orn gene encoding oligoribonuclease, which encodes MARRENLVWIDLEMTGLDPEEDAIIEIATIVTDSQLNIIEEGPCLVISQPKSQLDTMDEWNRTHHGDSGLIDRVLASEISCLDAELRTLEFLQRHTEEGRAPLCGNTIGQDRRFLYKYMPQLSSWLHYRNVDVSSIKELVARWYPEEMRAPVKRSNHRALDDIRGSIEELRWYRDYIFVEQY